DNA sequence from the Gopherus evgoodei ecotype Sinaloan lineage chromosome 3, rGopEvg1_v1.p, whole genome shotgun sequence genome:
ccccctcaccagcgctgcaactctctagtgtagccatggccatagacaagcaaaaaaagaaagcaagtgttttttggttttttttttgttttgttttgttttctggagGGGAGGAATGTTAATTTCTTAGAAGAGCAGTTGATACTGTTGTTTAGCATGGGgtttcttgcttgcttgctttcttaaTGCTTATATTTGCGTTAAGTGAAGCCTTATGAGCATTATTATGATGATCCCAACTTCCATAAGGCAGATCTTGGTTGGGAGAATGATGATAAAGGCTAGAATGATTCATAAGACAAAGTATGCCTTACTGCTGATGTTTTCCACAAAACTGCAGTCTGCCGctatttaattattcttttcttttctagccATTTCATCCTATGGTCAATCTGGAATGCTCCAGGGATTTTCGACCATTTCTATGTGCCCTTTATGCTCCAGTCTGTATGGAGTATGGACGTGTCACTCTCCCATGTCGCAAGCTTTGTCAACGTGCATACAGCGAATGTTCCAAACTCATGGAGATGTTTGGCGTCTCTTGGCCAGAGGATATGGAATGCAGCAGGTTAGCAAATCTGTTTTTTCAGAACCATCATCTAAAAATTTTAATGTGTTCCAGgatgttttaaaatgtctcttttcCAGTCCAGCAACATGTTTTCCACTACAAACAATAACcctatttttccttcctttgtttaGTGTATCAGCTTGTTTCCTGGGAAGGAAACTACTTTCATATTTCTCTCATTTCCCCACACACGCCCACATGCTGAAAATATCTATATGTGATTAGGGTAAATTaagtgtgagatttttaaagggaaTTAGTGTGCcaattcaattttattttcttcccccAGACTGTTTTGACCAATGCACCAGTACAGTTAAAGCTGTACTAGATAGCCATAGCTGGCATTTTATACCTTttaaaaccagttttgtaaaattgTATTCAACTGAAGtaagtacattttatttttttgtattttaaaaatatttatttaaaaaagcaagcACCCCTGGAGAGAGTGCCaacaaaacatttctgttttaCTTGAAGGAGGTAGCTTTGTGGCACATTGAGCAGATAATGATCACAGTCTGCTTAGAGATCTATAGATCTGTGGTGAGGCAGACTAGAGCTTGCTTTTTTTGCCAAAGCATTGGTATTGTACTGTAAGGGCTCTCTTGTGCTGATGAGAATCCAGGGGAGACTTTGAGAACCTAATGGCAAAGGCTGCCCCAATTCCAGACTCTGGAGAGGGGTTTAGTTCCTCCAAGTCATCCTATTCCTCAGGTCCCCATCCCAAGAATATGGGCATCCATTCCCTACCTGCTGTATCCATTAAGTCCCACGCACTCCATCTGCTTTCACTTATGGCATTAGGGAAGAGAGCTCAGTGTCAGCATTCCAGAAATCCAATGGCAATTCTTGTTTGAGCTACTTTTTAACAGCATGTAACCTTTTTCTCTGTAATTCTGCTATTCTTTAGTTCATTTAAAAGATGGAATCCTACTGAGCATTCTTTGCCAGTTTCAAGTATATGTAaaatttcggggggggggggggggggatgctgattttttttgttagtgACTCATTCCTAATTTTCCAAAAAGACTGTTATTTAAACTTAGATCTTGCATAATCTAACTTTCCCATTACCCCTACTACCATTACAACTACAATAGTACTGTAGACAGTGTTGTCAGTACCAGgcattcaaaagtcatgagtcaaCCCTCAAattgtgaggtttttttaaattgtctttgTTTTTGAATCAAcccacaatgtgtgtgtgtgtgtgtgtgtgagtctctCTCTCAGGTTCAAAATGGAACCGTAAGCACATAAAAATTGTACTTCCTTGCTGGCTGCTCAAAGGAGGACTCCACTTACTCTCTGCTAGCCTCTGGGGTTGGAAGCTGCTATTCTATTAGCCTTCCCTCTTCCTTTTTAGCTCTCCtcatcccccaccctcattctccTTTTGTACCTCTTCAGTGTCCCTCCTGCTTTTCATGTTCTTGTGTTCTACCCTGTTTTCCCCTGAACCCCCTCAACCTTTTTCCCTGCACATCAGTATTTCAGTTGCACTATGCATTACCCTGACCCAGTGGTCCCCAttctttttgtggccagtaacacattaatgttttcagaagagcatggcgggcgccaacaattatTCACATacagggccaactccaggcaccagtggagcaagcacatgcctggggcagcacatgttACGGGGCGGCATTTAGTCCATTCTGCAGAGTTGGCGCTTTTGGGGGCTTTTTGGCACCAGTGCTGGGCAGTGCGAAGAGAAGCctggaggacagagaacactggtgcctgcagccccagagtatTCTGTCAccagcaggcacagggccacggcttctctccagcttaagccgcGGCCCCACACCTGGCAGAGACCAAGAacaccacagcctgcagccccagagttttcTGTCCCTAGCAGGCATGGGGCTGTGGctgctctcccctgctgggcactatgTGGGTCCTGCgcctgccagagacagagaacaccggcacccGCAGCGTGCAaacctggagttctctgtcctcagcagctcagcagacgtggggctgcagcttctctccagcttaagccgcggccccatgcctgccaggaaccgagaacaccggcgcccgcagtctgcagccccagagaagccacagccccgcgtctgccagggactgagaacacccCTCAGCAGatgtggggctgcagcttctctcccctgctcggCACTAGGTGGACACACATTAATGCCccggcgggtgccatggtgcccacgggcactgcGTCGGGAACCACTTCTCTGACCTATCCCACGCTCTCCTGTGCCTGGCTCTTCACATTCCAGTATCTCCACTCAGTCTCTTGCTCACCATGTTCTCTTGCTGCCTCTCTTTGGCTTTTCTACTGCTCCTGGCAATTCCTTGTCTCCTCAGTGTCTGTCTAGATACCTAACCATAGTGGCTTTAGTCTTACTGAAAACGGTGAGAGTTGGTGACCTTATTACTAGACAGCTTTACTCCCAGAGAATCTGCCATCTATTTGCAGAGACTCTCATCAAATGGCAACAGTCTTACCTGGTATCTACCTCATTGAAAGAAACAGGAGGTGTACACCTTGGATAAGGGAACTTTCATGAGAGAAGGCAAGAATGGGGCAATCAAGTGACAGATTCAAAGAGTtacaagacttgcaataaaattgagttggcaacactgagtaGAGAGTTTTTAAGAAAGGTGTGTAGCTGCCAGTAGTACTTAGCTGCTATCAGATGCAAAACTAAAGCTCTGCCTTAACTACGGTGCTGCTGGCACACTGCCATAATACTTTGCTtggcaactttttaaaaattaaatcatgAAATGTGTAATCTTGTTTTATGGCAAATTAAAGCAGTCATTTTTACAAACACTGTAAACTGGTCATGATGGGAGACTTAGTATCTTGTGTGTCTACAGCACTAAGCACCCTGACAGAGCTGAAGTCCCAGTTCGGCAAAGCATTTATGTACAtgctaagcatgtgagtaatgcTATTGAATCACCTTTGTGAGACTATTCACACTGAAGTTTAAGCATCTACATAAATGCTGTGCTGAATCAGGCTGTAGTCAGTAATagagagggagaatcaaattATGTCCATATGATTCTTGGATTACCTTTTTTGTGTAGATGTTTAGTTTTCCATCCAGTTGTTTTCCAAAGCTGGAGACATAAAGCAGAACAGGATATCTAGAGTATGggtaaatatacatatataattcccataatttaaaaaaaaaattttattttttttttagattcccGGATTGTGATGAGCCTTACCCTCGTCTCGTAGACCTCAGTTTAGCTGGAGAGCCCACAGAAGAGGCCCCAATGGCAGTGCAGAGAGACTATGGCTTTTGGTGTCCCAGGGAGTTGAAAATAGACCCTGATCTGGGTTATTCTTTCCTGAGGGTACGAGACTGTTCCCCTCCTTGTCCAAATATGTACTTTAGGCGTGAAGAGCTCTCCTTTGCCCGATATTTCATCGGAGTGATTTCCATCGTCTGCCTTTCTGCTACCTTGTTTACTTTTTTAACTTTTCTGATTGATGTCACAAGATTCCGCTATCCAGAAAGACCCATTATATTTTATGCTGTCTGTTACATGATGGTGTCATTAATTTTCTTCATTGGCTTTTTGCTTGAGGACCGAGTAGCATGCAATGCATCTAGCCCTGCACAGTACAAGGCTTCCACAGTGACACAGGGCTCTCATAACAAAGCTTGCACCATGCTTTTCATGGTGCTGTATTTCTTTACCATGGCTGGCAGTGTTTGGTGGGTCATTCTTACCATCACATGGTTCTTGGCAGCTGTGCCAAAGTGGGGCAGTGAAGCAATTGAGAAGAAAGCATTGCTCTTCCATGCAAGTGCATGGGGCATTCCAGGAACTCTAACCATCATCCTTTTAGCAATGAATAAAATTGAAGGTGACAATATTAGTGGCGTGTGTTTTGTTGGCCTCTATGATGTGGATGCATTACGATATTTTGTTCTTGCCCCGCTCTGCCTGTATGTTGTGGTTGGAGTTTCTCTGCTGCTAGCTGGCATTATCTCCCTCAATCGGGTTCGCATTGAAATCCCATTAGAAAAAGAGAACCAGGACAAGCTGGTGAAGTTCATGATCCGGATTGGCGTTTTCAGTGTTCTGTACCTCGTTCCACTCTTGGTTGTAATTGGCTGCTATTTCTATGAGCAGGCTTTCCGAGGTGTGTGGGAGACAACATGGATACAAGAACGCTGCAGAGAATATCACATCCCATGCCCATATCAGGTGAGGAAATTGATACGGGATATTTAGGAATGCAAAGAAATGAGAAGGGAGGGGATTCTGTAGATATTTAACTATCTATTGCTgaaaagcagctgctgctcctggtgAGGAGGGTTTTTCCATTATTTATGTTCTGTTAATCAGTGCATTTGATTAATCTTTAAAAAGGCTGTTACAGGACAATTCTATGGATGCAGCAAATGTGCAGTGCACCTTTTTGACAGAGCCTTGGAGAATTCTGACCTTTTTGTCAGTCAGTGGGATTTGTAAtgcttttctcttctttccttggttttttgtttatttttatttatggcACCCACAAGAGGACAGAGGAAGGAGCCCTTTTATAGCAATTCCAAGAGCGGGGTCATggggcttgtcttttgaaggggGAATTTAGTGTTTGTTTCAAGCCTTGCCCTAAAGGGAGGTCTAATATGCTACTGAATTTCATCAATGTTCTGCTTGTTAACAATTTCTAGAGTTTTGTGGTCTTCTGTAGCTGTACCTAATGATGTTTTAGTGATTCTCAACTGGGATATGCAtatccctgggggtatgcaggggtcttccagggggtacattaactcatctagatatttgcctagtttcacaatgggctacataaaaagcactagcaaagtccgtacaaactaaaaattcatacagacaatgacttgtttatactactctaAATATTATACacggaaatgtaagtacaatatttatattccaattgatttataattatatgataaaaatgagaaagtaagcaacttttcagtaatagtgtgctgttacacttttttgtatttttatttctaattttgtaagcaagtagcttttaactaaggtgaaacttgggggtacacaagacaaatcagactcctgaaagaggtacagtagtctggaaaggttgagagccactgtcttaGACCACAGATTTCCATGTCACTTTCAGGAAACCcatatatgtttaaaaaacaatagtGTAAAATCTTATCTGAAATACTCTCTACAGAACGTCAGAGCTTGTAGttcatcaggtttatttttaaagaacaggtttggGTTGTCATTGTTTGATACAGTTACCATGTAAGCAAATACCATAGAGAATTCTAGATGCCAGACTCGCCACAGTTACACTAGTTTGGTGGTGTAATTAGagttagaaagaagaggaaaattGGGCACTGAGAGAGTAGTTGATCAGATGAAGCCTAGTTTCTTTTATTGTGCTAAAGTGGTTGTGGCAAAACACTGAGTTTCTGAAGCATTCAGTGTGTTAGTTGCTAGAGCATGCTCTGTATTTTGCATCTCTCAATGGAAAGCATTTCACAATACTTTATTTGAAGGGGATTATATAACAACATGGGTTCCATTAGGTGTCTGcacttgcactggtataaataccATGTCAGTGTTCAGCTCTAAAGCAGTTGAAAAACCATCTGGGTCACCAAAGTTCATGTTTTAGTGCCATAAAAATATCACGTAAAGGTTAGGAATACTTTGTGTGGCTTGATGATGCTCCTTTATTACTTGTAATCCTTTATTGTTCTTAcatactcaaaaagtaatagcaagcaaaaaaaaaattaagtgcatcagaagcaggaagtctacTGAAAAAAAacggtggggccactggacaattgagatgctaaGGGAGCACTCAAGTGAGATAAAGGCATTGGAAGGgcccttgagagatcatctagtccaaccccttatattgaggcaggaccaagtataccaaGACTAACTCTTACAGGTGTTTTGACTAAACTGTTAACCCTCCAATGACCagaattccacaacctctgttGAAAACATACATAAGTGCTTAACTTTCCTTATAGTtcaaaagattttcctaatatataacctaaatctcccttgctgcaaattaagcccattacttcttgtcctaccttcagtgaacatgtagaacaattgatccctgtcctcttttTATAACAGtgctttacatatttgaagactgttatcccGTTCCCCCTCAagcttcttttctcaaaact
Encoded proteins:
- the FZD3 gene encoding frizzled-3 isoform X3: MATCLMFCCLLFLEVLVGHTSGHSLFSCEPIILRMCQDLPYNTTFMPNLLNHYDQQTAALAMEPFHPMVNLECSRDFRPFLCALYAPVCMEYGRVTLPCRKLCQRAYSECSKLMEMFGVSWPEDMECSRFPDCDEPYPRLVDLSLAGEPTEEAPMAVQRDYGFWCPRELKIDPDLGYSFLRVRDCSPPCPNMYFRREELSFARYFIGVISIVCLSATLFTFLTFLIDVTRFRYPERPIIFYAVCYMMVSLIFFIGFLLEDRVACNASSPAQYKASTVTQGSHNKACTMLFMVLYFFTMAGSVWWVILTITWFLAAVPKWGSEAIEKKALLFHASAWGIPGTLTIILLAMNKIEGDNISGVCFVGLYDVDALRYFVLAPLCLYVVVGVSLLLAGIISLNRVRIEIPLEKENQDKLVKFMIRIGVFSVLYLVPLLVVIGCYFYEQAFRGVWETTWIQERCREYHIPCPYQISQMSRPDLILFLMKYLMALVVGIPSVFWVGSKKTCFEWASFFHGRRKKEAVNESRQVLQEPDFAQSLLRDPNTPIIRKSRGTSTQGTSTHASSTHLAMMDDQRSKAGSVHSKVSSYHGSLHRSRDGR
- the FZD3 gene encoding frizzled-3 isoform X1 is translated as MATCLMFCCLLFLEVLVGHTSGHSLFSCEPIILRMCQDLPYNTTFMPNLLNHYDQQTAALAMEPFHPMVNLECSRDFRPFLCALYAPVCMEYGRVTLPCRKLCQRAYSECSKLMEMFGVSWPEDMECSRFPDCDEPYPRLVDLSLAGEPTEEAPMAVQRDYGFWCPRELKIDPDLGYSFLRVRDCSPPCPNMYFRREELSFARYFIGVISIVCLSATLFTFLTFLIDVTRFRYPERPIIFYAVCYMMVSLIFFIGFLLEDRVACNASSPAQYKASTVTQGSHNKACTMLFMVLYFFTMAGSVWWVILTITWFLAAVPKWGSEAIEKKALLFHASAWGIPGTLTIILLAMNKIEGDNISGVCFVGLYDVDALRYFVLAPLCLYVVVGVSLLLAGIISLNRVRIEIPLEKENQDKLVKFMIRIGVFSVLYLVPLLVVIGCYFYEQAFRGVWETTWIQERCREYHIPCPYQISQMSRPDLILFLMKYLMALVVGIPSVFWVGSKKTCFEWASFFHGRRKKEAVNESRQVLQEPDFAQSLLRDPNTPIIRKSRGTSTQGTSTHASSTHLAMMDDQRSKAGSVHSKVSSYHGSLHRSRDGRYTPCSYRGIEDRLPHGSMSRLTDHSRHSSSHRLNEQSRHSSIRDLSNNPMTHITHGTSMNRVIEEDGTSA
- the FZD3 gene encoding frizzled-3 isoform X2; this encodes MVNLECSRDFRPFLCALYAPVCMEYGRVTLPCRKLCQRAYSECSKLMEMFGVSWPEDMECSRFPDCDEPYPRLVDLSLAGEPTEEAPMAVQRDYGFWCPRELKIDPDLGYSFLRVRDCSPPCPNMYFRREELSFARYFIGVISIVCLSATLFTFLTFLIDVTRFRYPERPIIFYAVCYMMVSLIFFIGFLLEDRVACNASSPAQYKASTVTQGSHNKACTMLFMVLYFFTMAGSVWWVILTITWFLAAVPKWGSEAIEKKALLFHASAWGIPGTLTIILLAMNKIEGDNISGVCFVGLYDVDALRYFVLAPLCLYVVVGVSLLLAGIISLNRVRIEIPLEKENQDKLVKFMIRIGVFSVLYLVPLLVVIGCYFYEQAFRGVWETTWIQERCREYHIPCPYQISQMSRPDLILFLMKYLMALVVGIPSVFWVGSKKTCFEWASFFHGRRKKEAVNESRQVLQEPDFAQSLLRDPNTPIIRKSRGTSTQGTSTHASSTHLAMMDDQRSKAGSVHSKVSSYHGSLHRSRDGRYTPCSYRGIEDRLPHGSMSRLTDHSRHSSSHRLNEQSRHSSIRDLSNNPMTHITHGTSMNRVIEEDGTSA